A stretch of DNA from Solea solea chromosome 11, fSolSol10.1, whole genome shotgun sequence:
aactatataaactCAACACCTCCCCGTTCATCTTaataatatagtatattatTTTCTTAAACTGTATAATAGCTCTGGTTCCTTTGATTTCATTACCCAAACTGTTCCGCAAAGTCTTCCCACAAAATGAAATGCACATGCTCTTCAAATCATTACGGACATAGCGtaaattaaacttttatttataccATCTTCTctatcaataaatacatttagattATCAGGTAAATTAATGATTACTTGCTTTGTACACTATTTGGGCAGTAATAAACTTAAACAAATCCACACACTTGATAACTTGGGAGGTCTTCAGAAAGTGTTCCTTACATccaacattaaaagaaaaagatatcGTAATATCAACTTAATTAGAGGTTTTGAGACTGACTGACACTATTTTGAGGTGAATGTGATGTAGTTATTTATCCTGTTGCATAATCACACATGCTACAGTACCTAGCAGCTCCTGCCTCACACCGTTGCTAGCTGCCATTAGCTCACCTGTGAAGAGGACGCGGAGGAATGTGAGCATCATTCCCCTCAGCCTTCCATCAGACGGCCGAGGGGGAAGATGCCCGTGGTCCCGTTGATGGAGTTGACAGCCGTTCAAAGACGAGACATTAGCTGGAATACTCGGTTCCGCTAAGTGAACTATGAGCTAACAGGctaagtgaacacacacacacacacacacagagcagtacTTAGCAGCGCGGCTGGTAACTTTTTGAATTACTTGTCGATAGCAATGACGAACTGGTCAATAAAATAATGAGTTTGGCCTCGAAAATTAGATAAGTTACAGGTGAGTATCACAACAACGAGATGTCCAGAGAACCGCCAGGATAAGCTACATGATGCCAGGCCCCCGGAATCACGTCAACACCGTCTCTGCTGTGAGCTCTTCATCCTGCGGCAGACAGGTGGCGCTGCACCGCCGCAGTGCTGCTCTTTAGCACAGGGGTCTGTGCAAGTCTGGGAAAGAACTGGGAAaaaacagaggtctcaaacttgcagcCCCGGAGTCTATTATCCTATGTCCCTACACTTACTTTGAAGTATTCTATTAACAATATTCAAAGGGGAGCAAAACAGTGCAGGGAGTGAGGTGTAAGTGATTATATGTATGAACAACTCCCACCAATAAAAATCTTCTGGAGCCACAAAACATATTTGACCCTTacaattcaatttttttaacagaaaactGTTGAGATTTCATGGCTTGTATGTGTtacaacataataaaacacCATACACTTGTGGAGAAAAGCCTACCTTGAAATAAACCTGCTTGCTTAagtatgtggatccaaagatgTTAAGGACACcaaatgtaaatgtcaacaCCTGTTCACACAGGTGTTGGAATAGCATTTTTCAAACAGGTTTGTCGAGTTTGGGGAggttgtcttttgttgtttgtaatATCGCTTCATTTGACACAGATAGGACGTGACAGCTTGTGGGttgacaaaatattaaaacacgtTAATCAAAGTAAGAGTTGTTCCCCATTGTTCTACATTCTGAAAAGTTACTGAAAGGTGGCATGCATACTTCCTGTCCAGAGTGCAAAAATATGTGGCCATAgtttatctttaaaaagtaAGTCCCtacaaaaaacatcatttgGGTAACACTGTCATATATGAAATGGTGTTTTGACAATGTGAGCTCGAACAGAGTACgttttaaatatgtcattttaattttttttgtggagAAGCATCACTACCCAAACATTGCTCTAAGCAAAGTATTTTAATTCACAGGTGCTTTGGTGCATTCTACTGATGATACATGGTTAAAGGTCAtctgaaaaaacatttgaaaaaaacgtTCACCAGCCACCACATGTATTAAATTACAAATGTAATAACCAGTCAGCTGAATTAAATTTGTCACCGCTTAACAAAACCACCATTCTTATAAAACATAGTAATTCAAAGTACGACTAATTGGTGGTAATCTaagccagtgtttcccaaccctggtcctcagggaacactgtcctgcatgttttagatgttgccctgctccaacacacctgattcagatgaacagcttgttatcaggcttctgcagagcttggtgacgagctgaccatttgaatcaggtgtgttggagcagggcaacatctaaaacatgcagggcagtgttccttGAGGACCAGGGAATTGTAGCATAAATttcaggtacttttttttttataatcaagcaAGTCAGAGGGAAAGGCTGTGTGCAGCTGATGAGATGGTTACCTTTCTGTACTGATAGCAAAATTatgttttggtgttttaattaaacaaaaataatacttCTCAAATCCATCAGTGTTCTTTTATCTGATTTTCCAGCCAGCAACCTAATCAAATGTCTGAGTATTGTTCAAGTGAGCGAATGAGAAACTGATAATTCACAGCAAATTAATGCATGACAGGTGCCATGACCCCGCCTGGATCCTCCACAGAATCTCCAGTTGCTGTGAATCTGTCTGAAACGAAGATGTCCGCTGCTCCCATCATATTTGAATGACAGGACCAGATTCTCTGGACATTATTCATGACTAGTTCCTGTGTGGGAACGACTAAGCATCTTCCCAATACTGTTGTTTCTGATAgtttaaattacacataaatGTACATTATCAGGTCTGAGCAGCTCCATATTCACAGGTCAATAGTTCCTCTCACTTTGAACTTTTTGGCTGAGCGCTCACTCGCCCTCTGTTCAAACTTGCTTCCATAAATGTGAGAGATAAAGCCATTGATCTCCACTCCAAACACACTGTTCCTCTTTGGGATCACTTTCAGTTTGTTCTCCTTGGTAATGATTTTGAAGACATGTTTGAACTCTTGGACGAGGATTCCTGTGGTGCCCACATATGACGGACATTTAGAGCAGACGACTGTGATGATGGCACCGTGGAAATCGGCCTTCAGAAGCTTCTGCTGCACAGACTGTGGGTTGCTCGTTGGTTTCAACCCACCGCAAAGGTCAACGATGTACTGTCTCCAAAGTTCATGCAGAGGTAGGAAAAGCTCATATCTCTGATGCTCGGGCTTGATCTGAAAGATCTTCATCGCCCGCTTCTGACGAGCGTTCAGTCCTTTGGCTTTCTTGCTGTTCCTCTTCTGCTTGTCCTTCTTGGGCCTGGAGGAGCCCAGAACCACGGCTTTGTAGCTCAACATGTCGCTCACTCCATGATGAGCCTGATGCTGAATGCTGTTTTTTAAGAACGCCTCTGTGAATGTCCTGGCTTTTGCTGCGCTCTGAGACTCAACACCAAGAAACTTCACCAAGTCCCGGGGAATCTTGTTTTGAACGTTTACTTCGTCCATTTCAGGGTTGTTCTGCTAATTTCCCAGTGAAACTCAAAAAGAAACGTGTGTAGAGTAGTGGCAACCCTTCTCTGCGATGGCCAAAATGAACCGGAAGTAGTACGGCAACACTACTTGGACAAGAGTGGTTGGCCAACAGCCTATGGGAGCATTACCGCCACCTTTCGGACTGGAGTGTAAAACCGCTCTCAGTTCAAAATAGCCCGTTGTAACGACGGTCTcttcatcaataaataaatacattgtttAAACAATTTATGGATTTGTCTAAAAGAGACGTTGCATTCAATCATCGTACATTGTTAACAAAATGAAACCGTTGTTGAGTATTTTAGCTTTAGCTCCTTAGGCTGGTAAATAATTACATATATTAAgccaataaatgaaaaaaatgttcacTTGACTTTGAAGAAAACGTATGACCAATAATAACTTGTGATCATCCCACTTTCTGTTTAATTACCATTGAGAAAGGGTTGTGGAGGTGTAACTAAGGGTTTCATTAATGGAAAATTAATAGTTTGATTGATCCCTCAAAACTCTGTTTTAGAGAAATgggtaaaactgtaaaatcccCAAGTTTTTAGAAAAAGGCACATTGACACTGCTTCCACATGGCCCAAGGTGATTTCTCCAGCTCAGAAATGTTCTGCTAATATTGATACATGATATATTACGCTAATTTTCTAGGCTCTTCCCAGCTTAGGAAGGTTTTGTCTTTGCCGCATCTTGTAGCCACAATGATGGACAACAGAGATCTTGCTTTGAGCATTGAAGTTAGCTCCACTTAACTTAATGTTTATAAGAAATATTAATGTTGAAGCaatattcatattcaaaatATCTTTTTAATAGCCTCCATGTCATGTGACCCACAAACATAAAATGTATCCAAACTGTATTTGTTCCACAGACAAACATAGAACACCCTTTTTATTGAATGTTACTGCCACTTGTGACATCtaccttttttaaattatatattaatgttttaaaaaaataattcaatatgtttatatattgAACACTATTGTAACTTTAatgcctgtttacatttgacaGAGAGTCAGACAAACAAGCATCCTTTGTTCCATAGCTTGTTCTTCCTGGTTAAGGGCAACACAGTGGATGAATTAACCAAAACCCCAACAGgaagacatttttactgaatCATGCCTGACTTATCAAATGGTCTCACACATCAAGTGTCCTACTCTTGAGATGGTCTAAAGCATGTTATGTTCCTGATAGAGATGACAGggagtttgttttttgacataAAGCCAAAGCTACAAAATGGCCAAATTAGACTTCCTTTTACAAGCATCCAATCCCTAAGATTGTCATATGTCATGTCCATACTCCCCAAGCAGTTTGATAAAGCAGGTTTCCAATTACTAAATATAGAATTCAAATGTGCAAACTGATTATGTCAGAGAATGGGATAtggattttatatttataccatTTGTCTTACATTTAAGTCTCTAACCAGGGATCAGGGtcataaaaaaatcaacatggtGTAAAGCATGAACACATTCATAAGTCATTTTACAGGCATGACACACAGATAGTGGCAGCCTAGTTTCCACTTCTGTGAGACTGAGATAAGTTAGTAGGAGCAGCAACGAATTCACAGCATGAAAGTATGTTTGTGTTACAAAGGTGGGGAGCAGAAGGGAGGTTTTACTTTGCTGTAAGCATTATGCTTATAATATAAGCATAATGCTAGAAAGTGTAATTGATTTAAACTTATTAATATGACTGAGCATACTCTTTAAACCAAGTTGGGTTaccctgtgtgtttttggatttCAGAAGAGccagacaaataaaacatttgtggtTAAGtcaaccacaaacaaacaacaaaccttTGTAATGATAATGTAGTAGTAATGTACTTTCTTGATGCAATTTATTGAACCACTGGTCAAATAAGCATCCAAGTTTTCATTATGTAGGAAAAGGTGTCCATTTctttcacaaagaaaaaaatacagataaagCCCGtttacagtatacacacacacaaacatatatatgtatatatatgaatgaaaaatatgatAAATTTATCTGTAAATCAAAACCATCACATTGCATTTGTCAAACATAATTCTTCTTGTGATGGGACATTTAccagtaataaaataaacactgtcataaaataacaaaagctAAAATAACTTAATTAACTTAAGGGCTAGTCCTCAAAGTAGATGACCTTTTTTCACAGGTTTGGAGCTTCAGTAAGTACCACAGCTTctagaacattttttttcataaacttTCATAAATTCTTTGGATAACAGTCCAACCTGCTTCAGTTCCACCGTAAAAAGTCTCTGTAGCGCCACATCAAAATATGTACAGTTTGTGCTACATTGTTTAAAAGTCTGTTGCTCAGTGTGTCAGAAAGATGCAAACTTTCAAACATGGCCTCATTTGGAATCTCCCAGCAGATGGACAATGAGTTCATAAGAGGAGAGGACGATGGCTGTGTTAGGAATTTGTCTAATTAACTGTGGAATGAGTCCTCTGTAAAAAGCTGCATAGCCTTCCTCCACTGCTATTAACCTCCCCGTCTGGAAGAAATACTTGTACTTGCTGCCTTCCTCACGAAGCCTTGTGCGTATGACCTCTGTAGAGAcgacaaaaaataaagaaattaatttACGTGGACAAACGTGCATTTCCTGGACATTAGACaaagcaaaaagcaaaaacaatgagtaaaaaaaaaaaaaagcatttaccATGTGGATAGGCGATGCAGGACGCACAACCCTTTGAAAAAGCAGCTGCCATCATTAAACCAAGGAAATCTGATGCTCCTTTCTCATTTTCGCCATTCGGGGAGGCATACTTGCTCTTGGCGAGATATTTCTTCAGTGACTCGTAAATGAGGAAGCAGATCATGGTCTCCGAGATGCCAGCGTAAGAAGCGGTGAGGCCTCGGTAGAAACCCCGGACTCCCTCCATTTTGTATACATAGCGGGCGCACTGCAGTGCATtcatctttttctctcctctggcTCTGAAAGATAAAATAAGTCAAACTCATTGAAGCTAAAATGCTAGCATTTTCTACTTCGCAGATGATGTACAAATAAGAAACTGCTTCTATTGATCTACAATCGAagcatttttaaatttcaactagggctgcacaattaatcacaaaataatcaaaatggtGCAAGTGTGACCATGTGCAATAtccaaatcaaatgacactgattatttaaaacaaaatgtgtgaaaaggtGCTTTCAAACATGATTAAAATATATTAAGAATTTTTAATCATTACCGTCACAATACCTTTTTCAACCCAAATCCTTTTTTAGTTGCATTATTGACTAATCTATGAATTtagttcaaaatgttttttgccCTTTCATTAATTTAGTGTAACAGGACAAGTGCTCTTCAAAGTTGTTCCATGATACTACTACTACGTGCTAATGTAAATATAGACTCCTCTCCTGCGTGCAGGGCAGTGCGTCAGCACTGTGTATTTATGGTAGCATGTCACAAGATCAGTGCCATACACTATGAAACCCAAGGCCAGTGTCATGCAGGTGGGCCCTTGTGAAAGGTCACTATGTGTGAACCACCTTCTCCATCCACAATAAATCCTTTAataaatctgaatgtttttcaCAACAATCTCTACAGATTAAAAAggtacacatacagtacagtgcaaattctaagggcaccaccagctttgttgtttttatgtctgtcaaatcctgtgatcattggcatttgtgactgaaagttggtcttatatattagcaacCTGAGCTTCCAGTGAGATTTTTAGTGAGTGAGACTCATGTTCAAGCATGTCATGAATACATCTGGAGTAATAGACCTTTTTTACATTGACATAAAAagtagaacaaacacaggttttcaccaataacattaattagggcTCCAGTTTTCATGCAATCTTTCAAGTGAtaaggtcacactaaatacttgtacatgtttcctgtattttctggatgtgttccaataaagttcTTGAGTAATAATTATACCGTATGGTCATTATTGCTAATACAacggtggcctaagactttacTAGTACTGTAGAACAGGTATAATAATGAGTGTACACACTTTTTTTCCAGCTGCATCCTAGTCTTGACCATCCAGATGGGATTCATCAGAGAGTTTGTAACAAAAGCTAAGGAAAAAGGACAAGAAATATAGAGTTTTACACAATAAAGAGATAATATGATCATATCATCAAGGTTCCTATTAAGTGCAAAAACACAgtaaactgtaactgtaaaatatactgattaaatatactgtatattcatgaACAATTAACATCTCATCCTACTTAacagacatttaacattttccaaATACTGTTCATACTGTTAATTTAGAGGCTTTAAAAGCGCTCATTGTGACATCGTTGGCACAGTGTCATGTAACACAGTGGACCGTGCAGAAGCTCACCTGCAGCACCCGCAGAGGACATGTGCACCAGTCCACTGTTTGGCACAAACAGTCCATTGAACATTTCTTTAGCTTTCGAGTACGCAGCAAAGTAAATGGCTCTGAAACACAGAACAACCTGGTAAGAACCTCACACAGCAGGATGGattaacacacagacatttacttttttgtatAAAGTGTGGGTGTTATTGTGTGACAGTTGTACAATCGTGTATGATTCAGTTTGGGCTGCTCTTTCAGTGCATCCAGAGCAGTCTGTTTCCTAGAGTCTGCTCTCTCAGCTGGGTTTCTAGAATAAACTCTCACTGCACTGAAATGAGCTGAATAAGCACAGAACACCTCAGATGCCCTCAGACCTGCTCAGTTGGCCAGAGGAAGGGAGAGACAGTGGAGTAACTGGGCAACGGGTCAAGCTGTGGCTACTCATTAACCATACCACAAAGTTTCAAAGTCTGATCGACATTCTGTGGCAGCGCATTTGAGCAGTTAATTTCACAGATAAATTGCCATTTGACATTTACTTCCAGGGTTTTAACCCCTGAGCAAACATGACAAAGATCTGGCTATTTTTTTGACACCAACAATACAACAAGGTGGCAGTTACTGGTATGCACACACATAATTCCCTTGAAAAGTATCCGACAAACTTCCAAGTAGATCCCATATTATCCACTTTGTTTCATTACAGaaacgtttttttcttttatgttcttaatctacatttatttaaaaaaataaatacagggaTGCAGTAAAGTTGAGTGTTGGTTTAAATTACAGCATCTCAGTATGTGGCTACATCCACACCAGTATGttctttttgtaaaacaaaaatgaccgATGGAACAGCTCTTTATCAGAAATAATCTCACTCCACCCACTGGATGATGTTTATAAAAATCATCACAAGGCAAATGCAAAAATCCATATCATGGTCTCAGtaagtctcagtttctgcttgttcggacaaaaataaaaaccaatagttttaaaaactaaaaagggTTCAGAAGAGTCTCCAAAAGGCTCCATGTTACTCTCTAAATCTCTGCAGTCATGTGAACA
This window harbors:
- the slc25a33 gene encoding solute carrier family 25 member 33; protein product: MAQKDTLLHLFAGGCSGTVGAIVTCPLEVLKTRLQSSGLTLRPVFQVQLGTLSGTGVIRPGTVTPGLLQVLRSILEKEGPRSLFRGLGPNLVGVAPSRAIYFAAYSKAKEMFNGLFVPNSGLVHMSSAGAAAFVTNSLMNPIWMVKTRMQLEKKARGEKKMNALQCARYVYKMEGVRGFYRGLTASYAGISETMICFLIYESLKKYLAKSKYASPNGENEKGASDFLGLMMAAAFSKGCASCIAYPHEVIRTRLREEGSKYKYFFQTGRLIAVEEGYAAFYRGLIPQLIRQIPNTAIVLSSYELIVHLLGDSK
- the pop4 gene encoding ribonuclease P protein subunit p29 gives rise to the protein MDEVNVQNKIPRDLVKFLGVESQSAAKARTFTEAFLKNSIQHQAHHGVSDMLSYKAVVLGSSRPKKDKQKRNSKKAKGLNARQKRAMKIFQIKPEHQRYELFLPLHELWRQYIVDLCGGLKPTSNPQSVQQKLLKADFHGAIITVVCSKCPSYVGTTGILVQEFKHVFKIITKENKLKVIPKRNSVFGVEINGFISHIYGSKFEQRASERSAKKFKVRGTIDL